Part of the Etheostoma spectabile isolate EspeVRDwgs_2016 chromosome 21, UIUC_Espe_1.0, whole genome shotgun sequence genome is shown below.
AGAATTAGagttttcctaaaaaaaaagcccataaGTATTCCTCAGTGAAACAATCTAGCATTTGGCTTAGGGCTGTCTGACTTTGAACTTAGTGTCAGAAATTGAAATGGCTGATGTTAACGACAGATCGATGACTTACTGGTTGGCATCCAGGAGGATGACCGTAACCCCCTCCACGGTGACCTGGGTGTTCATGGGGAGGATGTGGACATACTGCTCTGCTACCCTCAGTTTACTCTTCACCAGGTTTCCTGTAATCTGACCAGGAGAGGAGCAGCTGTCAGTCAACATAAATCTCTATGGTTCATTTACATCTAGTGATGCGGCAGCAGCCACTAGAGctagaaagaaacaaaaaaaaaagctggtcGAGTAAACACAGTATAACTACTCTACATTTGTATATTATAAACAACTAAGTAACACCCCCTATTCACCGATCAAACTTTTCTGGGCTATGACCCACCTAACGTCCAAGTTGAATTTATGTGACctaccaaataaataaaacccctATGGAGTCCCAATGAGTCTTTGTAaatctgtttttagttttattccCAAGATAGCACACACTGTGATAAATCATGACCCATTTGACAGGATTATCTGGCCTCTTTCACTAAAACACTTTTATTCTGAATACAATCTAATGGAATTTTTAATTAGTTTCAGAGTTATGTTCTTAAATATCCCAGTTATAAATAGAAAATGTGCAATGCATGGTAAAATACTATAAACAAATTAGGTCTAATTTAAACATGAAAGAGATTCAAAGTATGAATTAAAAATTGtgattgttttgctgtatacCTCAATTCAGTTTATTGATTAATTCACACCCCAAAATTGAATGCAACATTTCCAAAGTAACAACAAACGCTATAAACAGAAAGAACAACTAAGGGCCCAGACAAACTCAATTTCctggaaatgaagtgtttttatccaatactgtgtaaaaaaaaaagggtttcaaATTTCAATAAACTCCAGTATAGTCAGAGCCATTGGCAAATTGGTATTCAAAGCTGCCAACTGGAGGCAAAATGTTCAATTAAGGAGACAATGCAGTGCAGTGAGATAACAAATGGGTAAGGCATTCCCTCTATGAGTTCTGTGAAAGAGATCAGTCAGGAGCTTTTTAATGAGATGTAAATAAATAGAATATGTAAAAAGGTTTGTAGCATTTTCACAGAATTAAGGTCTTCCATAGTACTGGAACTGGACTAACAGAGCAAAAGTCATTTATTTATGACACAAAACTgcgtaaaaaaaagtgtaaaagtatcTAAACTGGCACACTGTTCTTTCCCTGTatgaaacataaaaatgttGGGTTTGTGGGATGCAGTTTCAGCGATAGTCGAATGAAATCTGGGGTAAAAACCACCGTCCAACACGTTTTAATGtaagaacaaaaaaatgccaaaacaaagcCATGGCCTCATGCAGAGaaggtaataaaaataatatagtGATATAATTGACTCAGACTTCAAAATACAGTGGTGTAGATTAAAATATGGCTAATTAATGCACAACCCAACCAGAATAAACTTAAGGTACACTTAGCCACCAGATAAAATACACAGCATGAGCACCAATAAAATTAAATACTGCTGGAAGTCTTTCGTATTTTACAGCAACCAAAGCTTGACTTACTCTGTTACAGTAGATTGGAAGTGTGGAGTTCTTGGTCAATCCTCCGTAGTGGTCTGAGTGGAAATGTGTGAGGAAGTAGGCAGTGATGTCCTGGATCTCTCCATACCCAAAAGCGTCTACAACAAACTTTGTCCCTAAGTACAATAACATTTGACATATTTTTtagattacaaaaaaattaacCTTCAAATGTATGCAGCAATATATGATATATGGTCACACCTGGAATCTTCTTGTAGAAGGGACAACGTGGTAACTCTACTTCTCCCACAGCGTTCCTTCGGTTCCAGCTtcttcctctccatcctctgGTCCTACCTTTCCCTGCTTCTCCCTGGGCATCCACCACATCACTATTGTTTACAGTCCCTGTGTCCTGTGAGGCATCTGCGTTTGTGTCGGCCTTGCTTTTTCTTTGCTTGGCTCTTCTTTGTTGCTTCGGTCCTGAGTTTTCACCAAGTGTTGGACCAGGGGTGGTGTTGAGTTCATTTGGTCCACTCTGAGCCACTTTTTCCTTCTCCATGAGCAGTTTAAGGCCAAAAAACACTCCAATGTCAGTCTGCTTTAGACAAGAAGCTTGACCTGCCTTGAGCTGGCCCTTCTGTGGCGGCATGGTTTGAGATATTTGGACAGTGGAGGTTTGTGATAAAGGCACTTGAACACTGCTGTCTTTCAAGTTTCTCAAATGCAGGCTATCTGAGCTTAGAAGAGTTTCTCTCAGGCGCTCTAAAACTATACTTTGTGGAGACTGAATACTGCTTTTGCATGGACTGATGGCACAGGTAGATTTACCGTGAGcttctttttcacctgtgataTCAGCTTTATTTTCAGGAACTGCAGAAAAGGCAAGCTGATTAGTGGGCAACAATGAGGTCATTGACTCTAGCTGGGAAGCAGGATCCTTTATTTGCACATTATCAGTTTCCAAAGCATCCATAAATCCAGTGAGGAGCTCATCTTCACTTGAGAAACCGTCACTGAACAGCACCATTGAGTTTTCAATCTCGTTTTCAAATGCATCATTATTAAAAAGGGCTTTTCGACATTCACTACTACGAAATTCAGTCTCTGTAGGGAACTCAGAAAGTGGAGAATAGGATATTGCATCATTGTTGTCAGGGGAAGGTTCACAATTGGCTAAACCTTCACAAGCTTGTATTCCACTCTCTACTTTGACGGGAGTGGATGTTCTACTTTCTTGAGAAGCACTGATAGGCCTTTGTCTTTTACTAGAGGATGAccatcctttctttttcttaaaatcCTCTGGGCCAGGTGAGCGCAGTAACAGAAGTCCATTTTTAAGTTTAGATGGAGGTGTTCCAGTGAGATTACTGTGAGGGGAGACATTATGATTGGAAATGGCAGAAAGACTAAAAGCATTATCCTGTGAAATCTCTAAAATAGAGCCATCCACATCATTGTTCATCAGTCCTGGGAGACAACAGAGGTCGGTCTTCCCACTGGTCCCTGCCTGCTGGGACAGGCTGTGGAGGGCTGTGTCACTGTTTGCTCGACTATTGGCCAAGAGGGTGTGGTTGAATTTCTTGTAATGGTTTGGAATGGTGGAGAAGCACCGGAGGCCATCTGGACATTCTGTGTGAACAGATAAACATGTACAAATTAGTCTTTTCAGCAGGgtacaaaataataatcattcAAAAGCACCTACACACAAAATCTGCTAAAGAGGTTTGACAACACAGATATTCAAAAATTTAGAGGTGCCTGATTTTACACAATAGTTTACTCGTCGTGCCAAGTCTGCTGTGGCTCAAGGGAGCTTTCTATAACAAATAACACTGATTATGTAGTCAAAGTTTTCTTGAGTTGGGTTCCGACTCCAAAGCTGAACAGAAACCCTGTGGTCAAACTACAATGGAATTACTGTAATTACCAGTTTCTGACTTGTAAGTAATGTTTTCTAACACTCAAGTTGTAATCACTGGTTGAGAAACTCAGATCTGTATCACACTTGGAGGTTTATAATACAAAGGTTCCTCACATTAGCCAAAATCCACCATTCAATGTAATTAAACATAAGTTTAATGGATACAGTGCTATATTGTCACTGTATGTTATTGGTTCACCCTAACATGACCAACTGCAATTATACAACCTCCTTGAATTGTCAGATTACGTGAACACTCGCTAATGACACAGGAAGCTTTCCTGTCTCTACCATCCATCCCTTATGACATGAACGCATCATGATGAAGTATGCTatcaagttgcattgtgggaaatgtataATCTGATGTTTTTTGGAGCTCCTAGGGATTAAAAATCAGGCTCTACCACAGTGATTTTGATAGTTTTGATCTGTCTATTGTTAGTCCCCCCAATTCTATGGAAATCTAGCACTAAATTGTATGATGTATGATTTATGTATGATGGAATGATTAGGAAGAAAATCTTGCatataacatttaaaagtgtttttgttatgtacagagtgcaataataataaagaattgtCTTTTTTAGATAAAATATATGAGGAAGTAAGATTGTCTGTACCTTTACATGTGTCCCTGGGGGTGTCAAGACATTCAGCAACATGCCATCTTTGAGTCTGTACCACCAATATGGAAAAGGGCATCTGACACATGGGGCAAAAGTCTCCAGAGGATGGTCCCTCTGCAGCAGCATTGTCTGTTAGCACTGTGTCACTAGAAGGAGATAACTTTAAGGGTAGGCCTAGATTATGCGCCTCTAAACTGCGGTCTCCAGTAACAACAGAACTACAATCTCCACTTTCAGCCGTCTGAACTTTCCTGTCAGGTGACTTGAGTGAGAAAGAAGAGTCTCTCTTGGAGGTTTTTCTGACagtgcattttctttttgtcacagTTGCAGACGGCGATTTgtgtctcttctttttcttctcaagAGGTTTATACTCCCAAATGTCATCTTCAGAGTCGTGCTTCTCTGACATTTGTGGCACAGAAAAGCGTGAAGTCCCTTAAGttggtgttaacgttagctagctagataaCATCTCGCGGTTACCGAAAATAACAaacattacaatacattaaCGACTACTGTAGATTCCATAATATTGCGAGGAGATATCCCGCTgcgaaaatagttttttataaCTAATAATTACGACTTGGGGCTGATTTCTTCATACTGTAGCTAACTATGGTTCTAAAATATGTTGGCTTAGCCAGCTACTTACCGCCAGAACAACAATGAATGTAGTAAAGAAAAGTAGAGAAACAGAACAGCACATTCTACCAATTTCACGAGCCCATTCAAGCTAAAGACcattaaaacaattacaaaacgTTCTTACTAATAATTAATCCAGTTTAAGGTCCCCTAAAATGAAGATAACAAATCCTTctggtgatttattttttttttaatttaagtgttGTGTCGAAATCAGCGGTCTGAATGTTCTTTCTGAGTTTACCTAGCAGgctggttgttgttgttggaaacATGGCGTCCAAGTACAGCCTCTCAGCTTTATTTCATATCCAAAGTGAGCTGGATTGCGCCCTAGATGACGCTACGACACAACAAGAGAAGGAAAATCTTGTCATCGAGTATTTGAAAAGGCTAGACGAGAAAGAGGATCTGAAGATACCCGATTTCCAGACAGGTGAGACCATGTTGCAGCTCTAGCTTGCTAAGTGTCTCTCTGTTGCTCTACAGTGTGCCTTGAGTTTTCTAACATGTCATTCGGATCTCAACATTACAGCGTTACTGAACGCTTAGGGtttcctcttctttcctttATTAGTAATTCCATactttaaaaccacaagtgtTTTAATAAGTTAGTTAAATACGAATATTATGTACTTCCGAAACACTGTCAGGCAGAGAAGTAGCAATAGCTGCTTTGTGCAGGTTCaactttcatcactttttttcgtGGTGTGTTTTGTTGCAACAGTGTATCAGATTATAATTTCTTgactttcttgacttttttcagagtttttgttttataccGAGTATGACATAATCAGGAAGCCACAAATCTATGTTACGAGAGAATGCATACCATTATGTTCTGGGGCTGCAACTAAACaactattttcattaatttgtaGATTATTTACTAGATTAATCGTTTGGACtgtaaaatgttagaaaatagtaaaaaaaaacaaggttccTTAATGTCCAAGGTAATGTCtataaatgtcttattttgtcaGTCAAAACCCCATGATATTCAGTGTTATATGGTACTACCTAAAGACATTCTTTTGTAGTTGTCACTACACCTGCTAATATGAATAGTGTGGGCccattgaaaaatgaaaagggtTGCCAATGCAGTTTCCAAATAAAGCAGCTTAAAAACCATCAAATGTTTCTGGTGTCAACACTACTTAAGTCCTGTGTTGAGTAATGCAGTATGTTGTCAATATCCCATTGCACCAGTAGATGGGGATCTACTGTAGAACATCAAACAGCAGAATAAACACAGCTGCGTGGGTTCTTAACTGGGCCCAACCTCTCAGGACCACATAACAGACACAcgttttaaatatttgtgtaaGAAAAAAATTATTACATTCAATTAAATTTATTCATCAGGTTGACAAAAGCACTTATGTCTGTTCAAATGATGTTCAGTCACCATAGTTCATTTTATCATTTTGCATGAATCTGTCCAATGTCCTCCCTTTTGCAGAGTCAAGAGACATTTTAAGATATGCAATATGTAACCAAATTCATTTTCTTTGATGCCATAATCTCCTCCTCATGTAGATCTTAAATAAATACCAGCAAAGTTTTAGcccaaacaaataataatacatttatttgatatagcaccttttacggacaaagtcacaaagtgcttcacaagaTTATCATTTGTGTACAAAtgcaacagaaaataaacaaggaaaaaaagaaaataattattgaATGACCAATGACATCATTTCAACGATTACGACCTATAACCCAAAGTTTACAGACGAGAGTCAAAAGCGaatttaaacaaatgtgtcTTCAGCTGCTTAATAAAGCTTCAACAGAGACTGCAGACATTAGGAAGGGCGTTCCACAGGTTTGGAGCCACTTCTTCAAAGGAACAGTCACCTTTAGTTTTTAAACAAGCGCGTGGGACAACCAGTAATCCTTGATTGGAAAACCTGAGGGACCTGTTAGAGGTGTATGGATGGAGCAGGTCATAGATATAAGCAGGTACCAGACCATGCAGAGCTTCATAGGACAGAACAAGAATTTAAATTGTATCCTAAACTTAATTGGAAGCcaatgtaatgaataaatagaaAAGAATTTGTCAGATCATTTGGGCCAAAATTaccttatttacacatcaaacCATTTTGGGTGGCAGGCAAGAAAATGAACTATTTCTTCTTACTCCTACTTGGTCTGTGCTTGCATCATTCTTAGAGCTGGGAAAAAAGAGTGACAACGCCTTTTTtaattcaacctttatttaaccaggccAAGTGCTACTGAGATTAAGAATTGTTCTTTCATTGCAAAGCAAGGCAACAGCCCAACTAAAACACAGACTGTCAAACAAGCAGTAGGGTATTCAGAACAAATAACAGGAATGCTATATATAAAAAGCTTATATGGAGGGTATAATAGTATTTCCAAGAACTTGAGGCTGGATTTTGGTGCTCAGTATGCTGTAAAATATCAAAGTAAATGTATTAATCAAGTTTCATGTGAGTTAAGTGTGACAGATGTTATCAGACACAATCTAGAGTGCATGTGAGGTtaatgtaaaacaacaaaaacaactttgaacgAGAACTAGATCTACTGAAATTATATTATGGCATTTAATAGCTTAATAACACATCTTAAGCTGTAGGCAATTGCATTGCTTAGGTCAACGTTTTTCTCCGCATGAAATAAATGCAGTATCAAGCCAGACAGAGGATGGGCAATGTAAAACATTTGCTTTTGGTGTGACTGAACATAATTAATAAgatgactttttcattttttccattcTGTGATTTGCTCCAGGCTTGGAATGGCTGAACACGGAGGGGCCTCTGTCTTTGAGCAAGGAGCTGGCTGGTAAAGTGGTGCTGCTGGACTTCTTTACTTACTGCTGCATCAACTGCATGCACATCCTTCCTGACCTGCACCAGCTAGAGAAAAAGCACTCTGCCAAAGGTACGGACTTAGATTGGCTTTAAAGCAGCAGTCAGCATTAGTTCATCTAGCTAATTTccaatgaaaaataaacaaacgtTTACCTTTAAAATGTGGGACTGTAGGACAATTCTCCCCATGGAGACTTCTCATCAGGCTCCCACTATTACAATTTAGCAGACACAAAGCCCATTATGAATGACATGTCAATGAATTTATGAGTTAGATTATGAAAATGACAGatcatttttaatattcatgtaaggtcttttacaagaagtcagatTTGTCAGAAGAGAAAACTGGGGTTCTTTATGTTTGTcttctgtttatttgtttttttcacatgttcaGTTGTGCACAATTTTAAAACCAATTTTACCagatagattaaaaaaataaaaaaaaagtaccaaaagcaacaacattttttcctcttcaaTACTTTGACTTCCTTACCCTGTCTGCGACACTCAGCACTGGGCTCATTTGTTTCTACTGAAGACGTAAATTTTTGAAAATGGACAAACAGTAGTTTAAGTATTTAAAGGGTCAGCtgagcactgtacttttcaacaAACGTTACACAAACAGGAGTGAATAGTGTATTTGTTGAGGACTGTATTCAGCTACGGATTAATAGACATTTGGTGCTCAAGTAACTGTTTACGACACAAGTGTGTGTAGGATTGACTCAAAATAGATCACAGTGTCGATGTTTATGGTAATGCAGCAACAAGTCATTAAGTGAAACTgtggctgaatcccattccttccccttacccctaccccttggcccttcccctaccttttgcgcgttcacgcggcacctagtgccggtccaatacgtattacgagctaggggtagggcatggatcaagggctgtatacccctacggatctagtgtggacgcgacctcactagaaaacacacaggcagtgtgtggctgctgcatcgaccagagagacacatgaatgtaagtactttcaggtttaaataattgattaaaaagttacgacagtcttgttttgtggtctatgcagtcctgtacatgtgtacccatgttcctaactgaaactttttaaaaatcgctagcttgcaatgctaacgctaatcgctaacgttgaacagtcccacatatttctgccttgaatggactgtatagatcgcatagattgtatagctatatatatattaacggtctatgatacatcgctacgtgcttaacatataccgtcctgtctcacacaggaggacacaggaggacacagcagctgatccaggttggggctgcaaacgagcagactttcctaattcatatgttcatgttgtacccattcattattgcattggtagcctactattattgtaataatatttaattaattcctgttcattgttcatgcacttgttatattgttgttggttttgatatgggacactgatgatatgtgaggggggggttactggccaaaaggctccagactggtctggaatatcagagcagctgtagcacaacagtgtagtgtgtgtgtagtttgtttgtggtcttgtgtgtatttttttagttttacacatgagtgccttttattgtgtgcgacatgttagttatggttctaatagttgacaatggttctgtaacattattttatgtaacgtttttgcctgttatgttcaatttatcaccaataaagacagatttttgtcaacaaaatgttttgtgaacatcaatacattcaaaacggtgataactgaaacagatatacacacaccatgtatacagg
Proteins encoded:
- the dclre1a gene encoding DNA cross-link repair 1A protein, whose protein sequence is MSEKHDSEDDIWEYKPLEKKKKRHKSPSATVTKRKCTVRKTSKRDSSFSLKSPDRKVQTAESGDCSSVVTGDRSLEAHNLGLPLKLSPSSDTVLTDNAAAEGPSSGDFCPMCQMPFSILVVQTQRWHVAECLDTPRDTCKECPDGLRCFSTIPNHYKKFNHTLLANSRANSDTALHSLSQQAGTSGKTDLCCLPGLMNNDVDGSILEISQDNAFSLSAISNHNVSPHSNLTGTPPSKLKNGLLLLRSPGPEDFKKKKGWSSSSKRQRPISASQESRTSTPVKVESGIQACEGLANCEPSPDNNDAISYSPLSEFPTETEFRSSECRKALFNNDAFENEIENSMVLFSDGFSSEDELLTGFMDALETDNVQIKDPASQLESMTSLLPTNQLAFSAVPENKADITGEKEAHGKSTCAISPCKSSIQSPQSIVLERLRETLLSSDSLHLRNLKDSSVQVPLSQTSTVQISQTMPPQKGQLKAGQASCLKQTDIGVFFGLKLLMEKEKVAQSGPNELNTTPGPTLGENSGPKQQRRAKQRKSKADTNADASQDTGTVNNSDVVDAQGEAGKGRTRGWRGRSWNRRNAVGEVELPRCPFYKKIPGTKFVVDAFGYGEIQDITAYFLTHFHSDHYGGLTKNSTLPIYCNRITGNLVKSKLRVAEQYVHILPMNTQVTVEGVTVILLDANHCPGAAMLLFFLPDGQTVLHTGDFRADPSMETYPELLSCRVQTLYLDTTYCSPEYTFPIQQEVINFAANTAFELVTLNPRTLVVCGSYSVGKEKVFLALADVLGSKVCLSRDKYNTMCCLESEQVRQRITTDWKASQVHVLPMMQLSFKKLHDYLARFSGQYDQLVAFKPTGWTFTQQVESVEDIQPQISGNISIYGIPYSEHSSFLELKRFVQWLQPLKIIPTVNNGSWASRKAMEKYFNEWLMETKATL